The genomic region AACTGCTGGTGGCGTTCTCGCTGCTGGGCCTGGTGGCCTCCTCGGCGGCGACCTACGTGCACTACAACCTGATCGAGAACCCGGACTATTCCAGCTTCTGCGACATCAGCGCGACGGTCAGCTGCCGCGCCGCCTATCTGAGCCGCTACGGTTCGGTCGCCGGCGTTCCGGTCGCGGTCGGCGGCGTGCTGTTCTTCACGTGGGTGCTCCTGATGCTGTGGGCGGCGCGCGGCCGCAGCAGCGCGATCAAGGACAGCGCACCCGCCTATGTCTTTGCCGGCGCCACCATCGGCCTGGCCGTCGTGCTCTACCTCGCCTACGCGTCGTTCTTCGTCCTGAAGGAAGTCTGCCCGCTATGCGTCGCCACCTACATCGCCGTCGTCGGGGTGTTCGTCGTGGCCGGAGGAGCCAGTTCGGTGCCCATGTCCTCGTTGCCGTCCCGGTTGCTCCGCGACATGCGCGTGCTCGTCGGCACGCCGCTGGCGCTGGCGGTTGCCGTGCTCTTCATCGCCGGCGCCTCGTGGGGCATGACGGTGTTTCCGCGCGAAGCGGACCGCCCGCAGGCGCGCCCGATCCCGACGCTCAGCGACGATCAGAAGACGGAGCTGGCGAAATGGTGGGACCTCCAGCCAAAGCTCGCCAATTTCCCGTATGACAACAACGGGTCGAAGGTCCTCGTCGTCGAGTTCGCCGATTTCCAGTGTCCGCACTGCCGCGACGCCTATTTCGCGCTGAAGCCGGTGCTCGACAAGTACACCGGCGACCCCAAGGACGTCGCGTTCCTCTTCAAGACCTGGCCGCTCAATTCGCACTGCAACGCGAGCGTGCCCGCCGCCAACTTCGTCGCGTCGTGCGACGCCTCGGCGCTCTACGTGCTCGCCAAGCGCTCCGGCACGGCCGAAACGATCAGGGACTGGTTCTTCGTCCATCAGGACGAGCTCAGCCCGGACACCGTGCGCAAGGCGGCGGCCGATGTGGCGAAGGTCCCGGATTTTCAGGCCGGCTACGACAAAGCCATCCAGGAAGTGAAGACCGACGCCGCCGTCGGCGCGTCGCTCAACGTGCATTCGACGCCGACCTTCTTCATCAACGGACGCGCGCTTCCGGCCGGCGGCATCGCGCCGCAGTATCTCGATTCGCTCATCCAGTTGGAGCTCTCCCGCGCCAAGTGAGATCTGGCGCGCCGGGTTACACCGAGGACGGCCCCCCGCCGATAAGCGT from Vicinamibacterales bacterium harbors:
- a CDS encoding vitamin K epoxide reductase family protein: MTPLARKLLVAFSLLGLVASSAATYVHYNLIENPDYSSFCDISATVSCRAAYLSRYGSVAGVPVAVGGVLFFTWVLLMLWAARGRSSAIKDSAPAYVFAGATIGLAVVLYLAYASFFVLKEVCPLCVATYIAVVGVFVVAGGASSVPMSSLPSRLLRDMRVLVGTPLALAVAVLFIAGASWGMTVFPREADRPQARPIPTLSDDQKTELAKWWDLQPKLANFPYDNNGSKVLVVEFADFQCPHCRDAYFALKPVLDKYTGDPKDVAFLFKTWPLNSHCNASVPAANFVASCDASALYVLAKRSGTAETIRDWFFVHQDELSPDTVRKAAADVAKVPDFQAGYDKAIQEVKTDAAVGASLNVHSTPTFFINGRALPAGGIAPQYLDSLIQLELSRAK